One part of the Rickettsia akari str. Hartford genome encodes these proteins:
- a CDS encoding UbiX family flavin prenyltransferase, with protein sequence MMRDKKIIIAISGASGAIYGIRLLEVLKEQNIDTHLIISEGAALTIKLETKYSIDEVKFLANYCYNDKDLGATISSGSFKTLGMVIAPCSMKTLASIAHSMEDSLISRAAGVVLKDRRKLILMTRETPLHIGHLENMLKVANYGGIIAPPVPAFYNNPKAIDDIVNHSITRVLDFFDIETNLIKRWRSV encoded by the coding sequence ATGATGAGAGATAAAAAGATTATTATAGCAATTTCCGGAGCATCAGGTGCTATATACGGTATTCGTTTGCTTGAAGTACTAAAAGAGCAAAATATCGATACTCATTTGATTATTTCAGAGGGAGCAGCACTTACTATAAAGCTCGAAACCAAATATTCTATAGATGAAGTTAAGTTTCTAGCGAATTATTGTTATAATGATAAAGATTTAGGAGCTACTATTTCAAGCGGTTCTTTTAAAACTTTAGGTATGGTAATAGCTCCTTGTAGTATGAAGACTTTAGCAAGTATTGCTCACTCAATGGAAGATAGTTTAATTAGTAGAGCTGCAGGAGTTGTACTTAAAGACAGACGAAAACTTATTTTAATGACTCGTGAAACGCCTTTGCATATTGGACATTTAGAAAATATGTTAAAAGTAGCGAATTACGGCGGTATCATAGCACCGCCCGTGCCGGCTTTTTATAATAATCCTAAAGCAATAGATGATATAGTGAACCATTCTATTACTAGAGTGCTAGATTTTTTTGATATTGAAACTAATTTAATTAAACGCTGGAGGAGTGTTTAG